The nucleotide sequence gTATCCATTGCCGGCGCGGCCTTCAACTGGCTGCGCGACAACATAAACCTTATTCAGAACTCCGGACAGATCGAGACCATGGCCAGCACTGTGGACAACTCCTTAGACGTGTACTTTGTGCCAGCTTTCAACGGACTTTATGCCCCCTACTGGAACCAAGACGCCCGGGGCGTTATTTGCGGACTTAGTGAGGAAACAACAAGTGAGCACATTGTGCGAGCCACGCTCGAGGCAGTGTGTTTTCAGGTCCGCGACATACTCGATTCGATGCACAAGGATTGCAAGATTCCGCTGGCCAAGCTGATGGTTGACGGGGGCATGACTGTGAATAACCTGTTTCTGCAACTGCAGTCCGACCTGGTCGGTATTCAAGTGCTCCGGGCCAAGATTGCGGAGACAACAGCGCTGGTTAGTAGGCTAACATGTAAATTCAATGCGGCTATTCTCAGCCTTTCGTTTCAGGGAGCTGCAATGGCGGCCTACAAAGCCGTCGAGAGTCGCTACCAAATGGATGCTCCACTCTCGAAGTCAGGTCCTCGTGAGGCAATAAAGCCACAAATTAGTGCAACCGATCGCAACCTCCGCTACCAGAAGTGGAAAATGGCCATCGAGCGCTCTCTGAACTGGGAGACATCGACCTTTCCGCAGGGCGAGCGCGAAGCCTTTGATGGAGCGTAGACTCAACCCTTGTCTGGTAATGTATTGTACTTAGTTTTGTGGATcaacttttttattattgcCGTTTCTGCGAGTggtctttaatttttttttgtgttcgaaatttcgatttattgcatatataaaaatgttgaTGAAAAACGTAGAAAGGGTTTTCTGTGCGCGCTGCTGCTCTGGCAGTGTTAACGCCTTCAATGCGGTCCGTTGCTCTACATGTCTTCTATTACGCCGGCGGCACCAGCGGCCGCTGCCTGGTCCAACTCGTTGAGCATCACAACGCCTCCAGCCGCCTCATCGACGGCGACCACGGCTACTGGACCAGCAATGCCCATCGCTGCGGGGGCGACGGCCACGCCGACGGCTAGCTCTGCATTGTTGGGATGCGGATTAACCACTGCGATAGGAGGAATAGGATTTCCACCTGGAAAGGAATTGGGGCTTTAGGGAGCTGTTACTCTCCACGTGGACCTTTACGCACTTGCGTCCAATTCCAGTGGCGGATCGGCGTTCGCTTCTGCGAGATTCGTTACGGACTTGGATTTCACACACTGGAAATCTACGTGGCGACTCTTCGCCTCCTCTTTCTCCCAGGACATGTGAATAAACGGGCGCTGGACATAGCTGTAAATCACCTCGGCCCGGCCGCCCGGACGCCTTCGGATCTTCTCCTTGTGGGTTGGGTACCCCTCTATGCCGCAGCGGATCTTCTTCAGCCCGCGATCCTTCATCACCTGCTTGGCCACATCGCGGTTTTCGATGTATTTGAAAAATCGGTGCATGGCAGTGCTGTGGACAGCTGCGTTGAAAAGACAATCGGTTTTATTTCTGTGATACCATTGGCGATATATTTCCAAGGCCCCACTCACTCTGGCAATACTCCTCGCCCATCTGTGGCGGGAACTCCTCATCCCACTCAACCATGTCGTCTTCAAGGAGCACCACAACGTGACACTCGCGATCTCCTCGCTGCGCCGAAGCCACCATGAGCGGCAGAATCAGGTCCTCCAAAAAGAGTTCGAACTGCTGTCGCGCTCCTTCGTTGCTTAATTCGTGAAGAAGGCCTCCTTTATGTCGAACACAACAGAAGGCATGTTACAAGGAAAAAGAGACGGGAAAAAAGCAGAGAGCAGCAGTGGCCACAACTAAGGTTCGCCCAGGCAGTAGCAGCTTGCAGTATACTCACTTAGGTTCTGGCAGCGCACGGTGGTGGCGTCAAAGGGAATGAGCAGATAATCACATGCTTCCTTTAGTTCCGGTACCGAAACAGTGGGAGGGCAGCGGATCACGCCGGTCTTATAGTACTCCAGGATGGCCCGGAACACCAAGTGAGAGATGCCGTCGGCCACGTCGTACTCCCCACGCTCGTTGGCATGCGCGAACTGGAAGCCGCTGCCGAACATGGTTCCCAGCATCGTGGTGGGATGGGCTGCAAGCACGGACTGCTCCATCGAGAACCGAACGCCGTCCACGAGCATGGAGATCCTTTCAGGTGGCTGTGCATAAGGGCGACCCACTCCGGAGCCCGTTGCCTGGCAGCTGGGTGATGCGGCGCCCGGAGACTTGCCGTCGTGCTTGGGCACAGCTCCCCCGCCGGACATGTTGTGCTGAGGTCGGTTCAAACGACTACGCTCCTTCAGGATGCGCCTTCTCCGTTCCTCGGCCGTCTCGATGCCCTCCTCGCTGCTATCGCTGCTGTACGTGTCCTGCTTCTGGGGCAGGGTCTGCTTGTTGCTATTGCTACTACTACTGTTCGAATTGGGAGTGGTTGACATGTTTGTTGCGTTTACTGGGCCGCTCTACAAATATTCCAGTTTCACTCCGCTCGCTCAACTTTTCAAGCGAGACAAAGAAGACGATCTGGCGAGGGCAGGAGACGGTAAAATTAGCGAGGCGCCGCTGCAAAATAGTACTGCTTATCGCGGCATCTAGGGTCTTATTATGATGTATTCACCGTACCTTTGTGCGACGCGACTTTTGCCTTTTTAcatataattataaatatacatatttttcttGTTGGTGTTAGAGATGGAATCGGCATCACAAACGGTCACGCTGAAAAGTATCGCTTGTCCGGAGGGTGTATCAGCTATTCAGGTGGGTGTATTCGCTGAATGCCCCCTGCACTATGGGTTAAAAATTGCTTTGCATAATAAAATCTTTTTACCTAAACACACtttatttgaaaataaatgaCTGTACACTATCttgacttttttttttagcaagccttttttaattataatattgTTCTTGATTTGCTCGACCTTCAGCTGGTGCAGTTTAGGCCTGATTCGAGCAATGGCGTGGGCTGTGCCGCCCACTTTTCCCCACCAGCTCCAGGTGGACAATGTTGGCCCAGGGCGAGCTGCTCGAGCAAGAACCTCTTGTCTTCTTTCCCGAACAAGGAGTCGTCTTGGCATCGACGCCACCTCCGGGTCCCGTTGTGTGCGCACCAAGTACCTACCAGAAACATTAGGTGGCGACTCAGGCTCCCATGCTGAAACTAACttcttaaaaaatgtataatagaGCCTCCTACCAGAAGTCTAGTTTAAAGGCGAATCAAAAAAGATCAGAAACTGAGAAAGGGTAGACGTGGTTACTAGTGACGAAAGTATAGAAACTTAAGAGATCGGTTTTTGCAGCCTCAAAGCCAAATTTCAAATGTCTGGTAAGTATTTGgggagaaaaattaaaataagacTGTATATTTCATAAACGCCACCCACAAATGTTCATTCATTTAAAGATTTAAAGGAATCGGACCTAAAATTGTCCCGCAAAATGTCAAACAAGCTGAAACCAGGCAACAAAATATGTAAGCAATTACAAAGATAAAAATTGCATACACAAACACAACAGCACATTGGAAATTAGCACCACTATTGGTATTACtcacaaaataaaattatatcactatatttatttaaaaatggttGCCACAACGAAATACAGCCCTGGGCCAAATGCGACTCTGTGTATACCCAAGCTGCGTATCGATAGCTCGCACCAACTACATGCATTCGATAGTTTAAATTTGCAACCGTTCATCATGGCGAtctgaaaaataatttttgctcaaaaataaaataaataatcaaaagAATTGTAATTCCGCGAACGCGAATGCGACTTTGCGAAACGTGAGTTTGAAACGGACGCAGAGCGAAATCCTCGGGCTACGATCGCTTTTCGGCCAGTAACAAGTGCCTGGCGTGTGTGTCTGCGGCGGCAAAAAACCcaaatgtaaaatatataacaaaatcCCAACTCCCCCAAGACCTAGCTGTGCGGTGCGAAAGTGGCGCCCCGAGTGGGCGTAGTGGGTCCGGGAGCTCGTGTTAGCCGCCGATAGGGTTCATAGTTTTCCAGTTCGCAATAACAAATAAGTTGTTAcaataaaagtgaaaaaaagtgcaaaaaactATGATTGCTTCTGCTCAACGAACGACGGGCGGAGGGGGATGGCTGGGTGTCGAGTAGAAGCTGGCTGATGCAGCACGCGCGCCACCTGCTTGCCTCCCGCTCGCACTCACACGCGGAGTAAGCGCGCCCTTAAACGAGCGTGCTGCGAGCGAGCGAGAGGGCGCCTGTGGTGTGTTGCAGCACTCACCTACTGGCCGGCAGCCCGAGCGTTTTCCtatattttttgtgtattttcgGGAATGCACAAAAAATGTGGAAACTAATTTGAAACGCTCCTGCTACCAGCGAATAACCCACTAACATCCGTATCCGCCCGTTAGACCAGCAGCTCGTCGCCAATCCAAACCAGTGAGCGAACCAGCAACGGCAAAAGTTTGTGCGAAAACAACGAACAATAACAAAAGGCAGGAAGAGGAGGTGGTGTGGTGCCATTGGACGACCAACTCGCCCGTGGAGGAGTGCGGAGCACACAGGACTGCAAAGTGGCGTCGCTACTGGATATCCGGGCTGGGGCAGCAGCGGCGTCCATGTCCACGGGGCTCCAAGGGCGGACTAGGACCACCAAGAACCACGACCAGCCGCAGCCGGTCTGGTGTCGCCAACTGTGGCCTTAAGCATGTAGTAAGTGGCATCGCATTGCTTAAAGAGCCTGTACTAACCATCTCTCACCTCCAGGTCTTGCAGCACAGAACCCGTTCTTTAACAAGCACAAGACACAAGGAACAAGCTACCAATCGAAgcaaaaacacacacaaattCAATCAACACCAATGAAAAATGTCACAAAGAGGTAAGCGCGGTAATCAGCATCACCACCAGTCGCAGCAGCGCAAGGATGTTGAGCCGCAGCCACCGCCCACCAAGCGGCGCAAGGGCAGGCCGCCCAATGGGGCGACTGTCGCCGAAGCGACTGGAGTGGGGGCAGGATCTGGAGCGGGAACAGCTGCGGGATCAGAGCGGGTTCCAGTTCTGCCTGTGAGCAACAGCAAGCATGACCAACAGGGAGAGCCAGAGCCAGACGCgggaggtggaggagcaggaggaggagtCACCAGCTCTAGCACTAGCAAATCCAAGTCAACAAAGCTGGCCAAGTCGGCGAGCAAGTGCAAGTCGCAGGGGGCCAGTTCGAGCAGCTCCTGGCAGGCGCGCTCAGTGGCGGACATTAAGATGTCGAGCATCTACAATCGCAGCTCAACGGAAGCCCCAGCTGAACTTTACCGGTAGGCAGTCAAGGATTTAAGCAAACCAAGccaacaaaaaaaccaactgttttccattttccattgcAGCAAGGATCTCATTAGCGCAATGAAATTGCCAGACTCTGAGCCGTTGGCCACCTACGAGTATTTAATAGTAACGGACCCATGGAAGCAGGAATGGGAAAAGGGTGTGCAAGTGCCTGTTAACCCCGACTCCCTTCCCGAGCCATGCGTCTACGTTCTGCCCGAGCCTGTTGTGTCGCCAGCACACGACTTCAAACTGTGAGTTCTAATCTAGTTGATTAGCTGCCATGAAATTGACTCAACTTTCTTCTTTCGCTTACAGTCCGAAGAATCGCTATCTGCGCATTACCAAAGACGAGCACTACTCGCAGGATCAGCATTACCTGACGAATGTCGTTGCCTTGGCGGAGAACACTTGTGCCTATGACATTGATCCCATTGACGAGGCTTGGCTGCAACTTTACAACGGGGATCGCGCCCAATGCGGTGCTTTTCCCATCAACGCGACGCAGTTCGAACGCGTCATTGAAGAGCTAGAGGTTTGTTTGATGATGATGCTGTCTTCCGGATCAATTTCTTTACTTTTGTGTGTTGCAGGTCCGTTGCTGGGAACAGATTCAAGTCATACTTAAGCAGGAGGAAGGCTTGGGTATAGAGTTTGATGAGAATGTCATCTGCGATGTCTGCCGTTCGCCCGACTCCGAGGAGGCGAACGAAATGGTATTCTGTGATAATTGCAATATCTGCGTGCACCAGGCTTGTTACGGCATTACAGCAATTCCATCAGGTAAGCGGCGCCTGCTTGTTGAGGAAACTGGAGTGTGTGCTCACGTGCAGTTTTCTTTTAGGTCAATGGCTATGTCGCACTTGCT is from Drosophila suzukii chromosome 3, CBGP_Dsuzu_IsoJpt1.0, whole genome shotgun sequence and encodes:
- the mri gene encoding BTB/POZ domain-containing protein 10, yielding MSTTPNSNSSSSNSNKQTLPQKQDTYSSDSSEEGIETAEERRRRILKERSRLNRPQHNMSGGGAVPKHDGKSPGAASPSCQATGSGVGRPYAQPPERISMLVDGVRFSMEQSVLAAHPTTMLGTMFGSGFQFAHANERGEYDVADGISHLVFRAILEYYKTGVIRCPPTVSVPELKEACDYLLIPFDATTVRCQNLRGLLHELSNEGARQQFELFLEDLILPLMVASAQRGDRECHVVVLLEDDMVEWDEEFPPQMGEEYCQTVHSTAMHRFFKYIENRDVAKQVMKDRGLKKIRCGIEGYPTHKEKIRRRPGGRAEVIYSYVQRPFIHMSWEKEEAKSRHVDFQCVKSKSVTNLAEANADPPLELDASGNPIPPIAVVNPHPNNAELAVGVAVAPAAMGIAGPVAVVAVDEAAGGVVMLNELDQAAAAGAAGVIEDM